One region of Chryseobacterium sp. C-71 genomic DNA includes:
- a CDS encoding molecular chaperone, whose protein sequence is MKNIFQLFCLFFFVFIFNAKAQTGISVSPPRIYFESGAGISNTEKITVTNVSAKNSLDLAVSLGDWEYDVKGENQTHPANSLPTSCAGWITIKKEDTYFSLAPGERRDIEITITSPTLAKDNLSAHTALLYVSQMNPVDDVDSKGANIKVSIRSGIKIFHKKPEAKKKKIEITDLKFDSAKKTLTLNFENQAEIWVDGKATTDILNTSNGKKIALDPVIFYTMPGNKREMEISLPNPLEKGKYTASVLMDYGDAENLEMGELNFSYE, encoded by the coding sequence ATGAAAAATATATTTCAGCTATTCTGTCTTTTCTTTTTTGTATTCATCTTCAACGCAAAAGCACAAACCGGAATATCAGTTTCTCCACCCAGAATTTATTTTGAATCAGGAGCCGGCATCAGTAATACCGAAAAAATAACCGTGACCAATGTAAGTGCAAAAAACAGTCTTGATCTTGCGGTAAGTCTCGGCGACTGGGAATATGATGTGAAGGGAGAAAACCAAACACATCCAGCAAATTCACTTCCGACTTCTTGTGCCGGATGGATTACTATTAAAAAAGAAGACACTTATTTTTCATTAGCACCCGGAGAAAGACGTGATATTGAAATAACAATCACCTCACCTACTCTTGCAAAAGATAATTTATCAGCTCACACAGCTTTATTGTATGTGAGCCAAATGAATCCCGTTGACGATGTCGACAGTAAAGGAGCGAATATAAAGGTAAGCATCCGTTCCGGAATTAAAATATTTCACAAAAAACCGGAAGCAAAAAAGAAAAAAATTGAAATAACAGATTTAAAATTTGATTCAGCAAAAAAAACACTGACCTTAAATTTTGAAAATCAGGCAGAAATATGGGTCGATGGTAAAGCAACCACCGACATTCTAAACACTAGCAATGGTAAGAAAATAGCTTTAGATCCTGTAATATTTTACACAATGCCCGGAAATAAAAGAGAAATGGAAATATCACTTCCAAATCCTCTGGAAAAAGGTAAATACACAGCATCTGTACTGATGGATTATGGAGATGCAGAAAATTTAGAAATGGGTGAATTAAATTTTAGTTATGAATAG